A window from Leptothermofonsia sichuanensis E412 encodes these proteins:
- a CDS encoding proteasome-type protease, whose amino-acid sequence MTYCLGILTRTGLVMAADSRTNAGVDYVSTHQKLFDFSNPGDRVILLCTSGNLSTTQGTLTLLRQDLTSGADTNLHTLSSMYEIARYIGSKSRQVQEQDRPWLEQDRIDFACSFLLGGQIKGEEPALYLIYSQGNCIQASKDTPFLQIGETKYGKPILDRILDFDTPLEDAAKCALLSIDSTMKSNISVGPPINLVMYEIDTYKIRYELRLKIGAPYLQKIRNMWEVSIKEAFDRMPNVDWENYMQVPGDPAL is encoded by the coding sequence ATGACCTATTGCCTTGGCATCCTGACACGCACCGGCTTAGTCATGGCTGCGGATTCACGCACAAATGCCGGAGTCGATTACGTTTCTACCCACCAAAAGCTGTTCGACTTCTCCAATCCAGGCGATCGCGTCATTTTACTTTGCACTTCAGGCAATCTTTCTACGACCCAGGGAACCCTGACCCTGCTGCGTCAGGATTTAACTTCCGGGGCAGACACAAACTTGCATACACTCTCCAGCATGTATGAGATTGCCCGCTACATCGGCTCCAAATCAAGACAGGTGCAAGAACAGGACCGTCCCTGGCTGGAGCAGGACCGCATCGATTTCGCCTGTTCTTTTCTGCTGGGCGGACAAATTAAGGGTGAAGAGCCAGCCCTTTACCTGATTTACAGTCAGGGGAATTGTATTCAGGCCTCAAAGGATACTCCCTTCCTCCAGATTGGTGAAACGAAGTATGGTAAGCCCATCCTGGATCGCATTCTGGACTTTGATACGCCCCTGGAGGATGCGGCGAAATGTGCCTTACTTTCTATCGATTCCACCATGAAGTCCAACATTTCCGTCGGACCTCCCATCAACCTGGTGATGTATGAAATAGACACCTATAAAATTCGCTATGAGTTGCGCCTGAAGATAGGAGCGCCCTATTTACAAAAGATCCGCAATATGTGGGAAGTATCCATCAAAGAAGCGTTTGATCGTATGCCTAACGTTGACTGGGAGAACTATATGCAGGTTCCAGGCGATCCAGCTCTATAA
- a CDS encoding Spy/CpxP family protein refolding chaperone, with translation MFARRIAMVAAAVLTLGGAIALANPSNLFSNPLAQGPVEQKGRRSEEGWLENLNLSQEQIQKIQAIRSRYRDDLSKQRQAMQQAQKEMREMLASDASADQVREKYRQVRTLKQQHADNRFNSLLEIREVLTLEQRQQFVKRMKQQRENRKRPRLERSDKLDRGHWLGWGD, from the coding sequence ATGTTCGCGCGTCGCATTGCTATGGTTGCTGCTGCTGTCCTTACCCTGGGAGGGGCGATCGCCCTTGCCAACCCAAGCAATCTGTTCTCCAACCCGCTTGCCCAGGGTCCGGTAGAACAAAAAGGTCGCCGTTCAGAGGAAGGCTGGTTAGAGAATCTAAACCTGAGCCAGGAGCAGATCCAAAAGATTCAGGCGATTCGCAGTCGCTATCGAGATGACTTATCAAAGCAGCGGCAGGCCATGCAGCAGGCTCAGAAAGAAATGAGGGAAATGCTGGCAAGTGACGCTTCCGCCGACCAGGTACGCGAGAAATATCGTCAGGTGAGGACTTTAAAGCAGCAACATGCTGATAACCGCTTCAATAGTTTGCTGGAAATTCGAGAAGTGCTGACCCTGGAGCAGCGGCAACAGTTTGTGAAACGTATGAAGCAGCAACGGGAAAATCGCAAGCGCCCACGTCTGGAGCGCTCAGACAAATTGGATCGGGGGCACTGGCTGGGATGGGGCGATTAA
- a CDS encoding NAD-dependent epimerase/dehydratase family protein, producing the protein MKVLVIGGDGYCGWATALYLSNRGYEVGILDSLVRRLWDMELCAETLTPIAPIHQRIQRWKDLTGKSIELFIGDITNYDFLSRAMHQFQPEAIVHFGEQRSAPFSMIDREHAVMTQVNNVAGTLNILYAIKEDFPDCHLVKLGTMGEYGTPNIDIEEGYITIEHNGRKDTLPYPKQPGSMYHLSKVHDSHNIHFACRIWGLRATDLNQGVVYGVLTDETGMDELLINRLDYDGVFGTALNRFCIQAAVGHPLTVYGKGGQTRGFLDIRDTVRCVELAIATPAEPGEFRVLNQFTEQFSVGDLANMVQKAGTALGLKVAINNLDNPRIEKEEHYFNAKNTKLLDLGLQPHYLSDSLLDSLLNFAMKYKHRVDESQILPRVTWKR; encoded by the coding sequence ATGAAAGTCCTAGTGATTGGTGGCGATGGCTATTGCGGTTGGGCAACTGCACTCTATCTTTCTAACCGAGGCTACGAGGTTGGAATTCTAGATAGCCTGGTCAGGCGGCTTTGGGATATGGAGCTTTGTGCGGAAACGTTAACCCCCATTGCCCCAATTCATCAGCGAATTCAGCGTTGGAAAGATTTGACGGGTAAATCCATTGAGTTATTCATTGGCGATATTACCAACTACGATTTCCTCAGCCGGGCGATGCACCAGTTTCAACCGGAGGCGATCGTTCACTTTGGGGAACAGCGATCAGCTCCCTTTTCTATGATTGACCGGGAACATGCGGTCATGACCCAGGTCAATAATGTGGCTGGTACGCTCAATATTCTCTACGCAATTAAAGAGGATTTTCCGGACTGTCACCTGGTTAAGCTGGGCACAATGGGCGAATACGGCACGCCCAATATTGACATTGAAGAGGGCTACATCACCATTGAACACAATGGGCGTAAGGACACCCTGCCCTATCCCAAACAGCCGGGTAGCATGTATCACCTGAGTAAGGTTCACGACTCGCACAACATCCACTTTGCTTGCAGAATTTGGGGATTACGGGCGACAGATCTCAACCAGGGTGTGGTTTATGGAGTGCTGACTGACGAGACTGGCATGGATGAGTTGTTGATCAATCGGCTGGATTATGACGGGGTGTTTGGCACGGCATTGAATCGATTTTGCATTCAGGCAGCCGTCGGGCATCCTCTGACGGTCTATGGAAAAGGAGGGCAAACGCGCGGGTTCCTGGACATTCGGGATACGGTGCGGTGTGTGGAACTGGCGATCGCCACCCCGGCTGAACCGGGAGAATTCCGCGTACTCAACCAGTTCACAGAACAGTTCAGTGTAGGTGATCTGGCAAATATGGTGCAAAAGGCGGGAACCGCCTTAGGGCTGAAGGTTGCAATCAACAACCTGGACAACCCCCGGATTGAGAAGGAAGAGCACTATTTCAATGCCAAAAACACCAAACTGCTGGATCTGGGATTGCAACCCCATTACCTGTCTGACTCCTTGTTGGACTCCTTGCTGAATTTTGCAATGAAATACAAGCACCGGGTGGATGAGTCTCAAATTTTGCCAAGAGTAACGTGGAAGCGTTAG
- a CDS encoding sigma-70 family RNA polymerase sigma factor, with amino-acid sequence MAVESRDPAEQNQSQPFTGNSDRDLVQQCLQGDSQSFQSLYRRHQKRVRSILFQLCDASALDDLVQEVFLRAWKGLPKFRQSAQFSTWLYRIAWNVASDQRQAAAQRRTRLQVLTHNTPTQQDAPDVMRFHYQDLVQRGLTQLSFDHRTILVLHDLEEVPQKEVAEILGIPVGTVKSRLFHARAAMRQFLQKEGVQL; translated from the coding sequence GTGGCGGTAGAATCGCGTGACCCGGCCGAGCAAAATCAGTCCCAGCCTTTCACGGGCAACTCCGATCGCGACCTGGTGCAGCAGTGTCTTCAGGGAGACTCCCAAAGTTTTCAGAGTCTCTACCGTCGCCATCAAAAACGGGTAAGGTCTATCCTTTTCCAACTTTGTGACGCCTCAGCACTGGATGATCTGGTGCAGGAGGTCTTTTTAAGAGCCTGGAAAGGATTGCCAAAGTTTCGACAGTCTGCCCAGTTTTCAACCTGGCTCTATCGAATTGCCTGGAATGTGGCTTCTGACCAGCGCCAGGCAGCGGCTCAGCGGCGCACCCGGCTTCAGGTATTGACCCACAACACTCCAACCCAGCAGGATGCTCCTGATGTTATGCGTTTCCATTATCAGGATCTGGTACAGCGCGGATTAACTCAACTCAGTTTTGATCACCGCACCATTCTGGTGTTGCATGATCTGGAAGAAGTGCCTCAAAAGGAGGTTGCTGAAATTCTTGGAATTCCTGTCGGAACAGTGAAGTCCCGGTTGTTTCATGCCCGTGCTGCGATGCGCCAGTTTTTGCAGAAAGAAGGAGTCCAACTATGA